The Pseudomonas azotoformans genome has a segment encoding these proteins:
- a CDS encoding arylamine N-acetyltransferase family protein, with amino-acid sequence MSLLTHSRLYLQRLGYDSPPAPTLHTLRELQLRHVCTFAFENLSSLMRLPVPIDLASVEQKVLLEGRGGYCYELNQMFLALLQELGFDARGITGRVVMGGPPDARTARTHRLSLVTLDGVRYITDVGFGGMVPSSPLRLDTEVVQATAHEPYRVTFDGQGSYTLWAKVAEEWRGLYVFDLQVQAAIDYEIGNWYVSTHPDSVFVGQLKVARLAAGKRHTLNNAHYAIHYLDRPSEKRALASADEVLQLLTETFGLRVPVTPALRTVLDGLVMAN; translated from the coding sequence ATGTCACTGTTGACCCATAGCCGCCTCTATCTGCAACGCCTGGGTTATGACTCGCCGCCAGCGCCGACCTTGCACACCCTGCGGGAGCTGCAACTGCGCCATGTGTGCACCTTTGCGTTCGAGAACCTGTCGAGCCTGATGCGCTTGCCGGTGCCAATCGATTTGGCTAGCGTCGAGCAGAAAGTGCTGCTGGAGGGGCGGGGTGGGTATTGCTACGAGTTGAACCAGATGTTCCTGGCGTTGTTGCAGGAACTCGGCTTTGACGCGCGTGGTATCACGGGGAGGGTGGTGATGGGCGGGCCGCCGGATGCGCGGACGGCGCGTACTCATCGTTTGAGCCTGGTGACGTTGGATGGCGTGCGCTATATCACCGATGTCGGCTTTGGCGGCATGGTGCCCAGCAGTCCGTTGCGGTTGGACACTGAGGTGGTGCAAGCCACTGCCCATGAGCCATATCGGGTGACCTTCGACGGGCAGGGCAGCTACACCCTGTGGGCGAAAGTGGCCGAGGAGTGGCGCGGGCTGTATGTGTTCGACCTGCAGGTGCAGGCGGCCATCGATTATGAAATCGGCAACTGGTATGTCTCCACCCATCCGGACTCGGTATTTGTTGGCCAATTGAAGGTCGCGCGCTTGGCTGCGGGTAAGCGCCATACCCTCAACAACGCCCATTATGCGATTCACTATCTGGACCGGCCGAGTGAAAAGCGCGCCCTCGCCAGTGCCGACGAGGTGTTGCAGTTATTGACTGAAACCTTTGGGCTTCGCGTGCCGGTCACGCCGGCGCTGCGCACTGTCCTTGATGGCTTGGTAATGGCTAATTGA
- a CDS encoding DUF6555 family protein has product MSTAKIYTINYQLHGKPKSFVVRAEVMNNAEAWHWAAVDADIAHVSRVGRVGHEQVKKTTRPWAEKFGITEVTWVAPK; this is encoded by the coding sequence ATGAGTACCGCAAAAATCTACACCATCAATTATCAGCTGCACGGCAAACCGAAATCCTTTGTGGTGCGCGCCGAAGTGATGAACAACGCCGAAGCCTGGCACTGGGCGGCGGTGGATGCCGATATCGCCCACGTGAGCCGCGTGGGGCGGGTTGGGCATGAACAAGTGAAGAAGACGACCCGACCGTGGGCGGAGAAGTTTGGGATTACGGAGGTGACGTGGGTGGCGCCGAAGTGA
- a CDS encoding tautomerase family protein, translated as MPFARISLHRGKSVEYLHALSDGLHDALVESFEVPKTDRFQAIHQHEVGELIFDPHYLGGPRSHDFVLIAITAGRPRSVETKQRFYRDLVEKLGRATGLNAEDVMVVISTTAGDEWSFGGGRGN; from the coding sequence ATGCCGTTTGCACGAATTTCACTGCACCGTGGGAAGTCGGTCGAGTATCTACACGCGCTGTCTGACGGGTTGCACGACGCCTTGGTCGAGAGCTTCGAGGTGCCGAAGACTGATCGCTTCCAGGCTATTCACCAACATGAGGTTGGCGAGCTGATATTCGACCCCCATTACTTGGGCGGGCCGCGTAGCCATGATTTTGTGCTGATCGCGATCACCGCCGGCCGGCCTCGAAGTGTTGAGACCAAGCAGCGTTTTTACCGTGATCTGGTTGAAAAATTGGGGCGGGCGACGGGGCTGAACGCCGAGGATGTGATGGTGGTGATTTCGACTACAGCCGGTGACGAGTGGTCGTTTGGAGGCGGGCGGGGCAATTAG
- a CDS encoding carboxymuconolactone decarboxylase family protein yields the protein MITGREHQSSYPQKFAELTDDVLFGDMWTRTQLSPRERSLATVAALVAMYRLEQLPFHLKRALDNGLSIDELAEVITHLAFYSGWPTAASALNVLSELQVSLPTPQE from the coding sequence ATGATCACGGGGCGAGAACACCAGAGCAGCTACCCGCAAAAATTTGCCGAGCTGACTGACGACGTATTGTTTGGTGACATGTGGACGCGTACGCAATTGAGTCCCCGTGAGCGCAGCCTGGCGACAGTGGCCGCGCTGGTGGCGATGTACCGTCTGGAACAGCTGCCTTTTCATTTGAAACGTGCACTGGATAACGGCTTGAGTATTGACGAGCTGGCCGAGGTCATCACCCATCTGGCGTTTTATTCAGGTTGGCCAACAGCCGCCTCGGCGCTGAATGTGCTCAGTGAACTACAGGTCAGCCTTCCAACACCTCAGGAGTAA
- a CDS encoding LysR substrate-binding domain-containing protein → MRRPTFDLDVLRTFVTGVELNSFARAADRLGRSTSAVSAQLKKLEEHVGTPILAKSGRGLALTPMGETLLSHARRLLELNDGIFQTLRESQTAGTLRLGLQEDFGEHFLSDILRRFVQTYPRVNLEVRIARNAELLALVERSNLDLALTWDTGHTSPYATHLGATQMHWIGARDTPLLTALDDSPLPLILFDAPCLLRSAATQALDAAHIPWRIALTSPSVGGIWAAVAAGLGLTLRTRIGLPSHLTVVSGLPPVPSLGYVLHCDNNDPSPATQQLIALIKTSLQEQAFRFTLTK, encoded by the coding sequence ATGCGCCGCCCAACCTTCGATCTTGACGTATTGCGTACCTTCGTCACCGGCGTGGAGCTAAACAGTTTTGCCAGAGCGGCGGATCGTCTCGGTCGTTCGACGTCTGCCGTCAGCGCTCAATTGAAGAAACTCGAAGAGCATGTCGGTACGCCGATCCTGGCCAAGTCCGGCCGCGGGCTGGCCTTGACCCCCATGGGAGAAACACTGCTCAGTCATGCCCGCCGGTTACTGGAGCTGAACGACGGCATCTTTCAGACCCTACGTGAAAGCCAAACCGCCGGGACCCTACGCCTCGGGCTTCAAGAGGACTTTGGCGAGCATTTCCTGAGCGATATCCTGCGACGTTTCGTCCAGACTTACCCGAGGGTCAATCTCGAAGTCAGGATCGCCCGTAACGCCGAACTGCTGGCGCTGGTCGAACGCTCCAATCTGGACCTCGCCCTGACCTGGGATACCGGGCACACGTCGCCCTATGCCACACATCTGGGCGCAACACAGATGCACTGGATCGGCGCCCGCGATACACCACTGCTGACGGCCCTTGACGACTCACCGTTGCCATTGATCCTGTTCGACGCGCCTTGCCTATTGCGCAGCGCCGCCACCCAAGCGCTGGATGCCGCACACATTCCATGGCGAATTGCCCTGACCAGCCCCAGCGTCGGCGGCATCTGGGCGGCCGTCGCCGCCGGACTGGGTCTGACGCTGCGAACCCGCATTGGGCTGCCGAGCCACTTGACCGTTGTGTCGGGCTTGCCCCCCGTGCCAAGCCTTGGCTATGTGCTTCACTGCGATAACAACGACCCGAGTCCCGCCACCCAACAATTGATCGCGTTAATCAAAACGAGCCTGCAAGAGCAGGCGTTTCGATTCACGCTTACGAAATGA
- a CDS encoding GNAT family N-acetyltransferase, translating into MPIDTREICIQSPRLSIEPFCAQDAVESFACITASLTRYMSWEPSASLDEYAKVWRQWLPSIADGSDFVFAIRQLDDARFTGLAGLHDTHSETPELGIWIREDKHGLGFGCEAVQAIVQWASQRMVAKTFIYPVATDNHASRRIAEALGGIIFETRTSAKYDSVVYQIPPV; encoded by the coding sequence ATGCCCATCGATACCCGCGAAATCTGCATTCAGTCGCCACGTCTGAGTATCGAGCCATTCTGCGCGCAGGACGCTGTTGAATCCTTCGCTTGTATAACTGCGTCGTTGACGCGCTACATGTCGTGGGAACCATCTGCCTCTCTTGATGAGTATGCAAAAGTCTGGCGGCAGTGGCTGCCTTCAATCGCAGATGGCAGCGACTTTGTGTTCGCGATTAGACAACTAGACGATGCTCGTTTTACTGGCCTGGCTGGGTTACATGATACCCACAGTGAAACACCGGAACTGGGTATCTGGATTCGTGAAGATAAACACGGGTTGGGCTTTGGATGTGAAGCGGTCCAAGCGATTGTTCAGTGGGCCAGCCAGCGAATGGTAGCAAAAACTTTCATCTACCCCGTTGCGACGGACAACCATGCGAGTCGACGTATTGCCGAGGCTCTGGGTGGGATCATCTTCGAGACGCGCACATCAGCCAAATACGACTCGGTTGTTTACCAAATACCACCGGTGTAA
- a CDS encoding GNAT family N-acetyltransferase translates to MNQTEIQPITHLPPQIADLENAAVAEGFRFLTRLISEWQSGANRFDAPGECLMAAYLNERLVGIGGLSVDPYAEASVGRLRRVYVVPGSRGQYVGQRLVNALLVHAALHFRSVRLNTDTVEGSAFYLRCGFVRVEDGDATHRVELSND, encoded by the coding sequence ATGAACCAGACGGAGATTCAACCGATCACACACCTACCGCCACAGATCGCTGACCTTGAGAACGCGGCGGTGGCTGAGGGTTTCAGGTTTCTTACCCGATTGATCTCGGAGTGGCAGTCAGGCGCCAATCGCTTCGATGCGCCTGGAGAGTGCCTGATGGCAGCTTATTTGAACGAGCGATTGGTGGGGATCGGGGGGCTTTCAGTTGATCCCTACGCTGAGGCCAGTGTCGGGAGGTTGCGACGTGTGTACGTGGTGCCTGGTTCTAGGGGGCAGTATGTTGGTCAGAGACTGGTGAATGCGCTGCTTGTTCATGCTGCTTTGCACTTTAGAAGCGTGAGGCTTAATACCGATACTGTCGAGGGAAGCGCGTTTTACCTGCGCTGTGGCTTTGTGCGGGTAGAGGATGGGGATGCGACGCATAGGGTGGAGTTGAGTAACGATTGA
- a CDS encoding DUF6021 family protein, with protein sequence MSNPPKGPASGEHSSGKDELGFDPDSPDVADPQVDPIGPAIAPLDKEKKDKEGRKPPYDPLGDLKP encoded by the coding sequence GTGAGTAACCCACCCAAAGGCCCGGCTTCGGGCGAGCATTCCAGTGGCAAGGATGAACTGGGGTTTGACCCGGATTCGCCGGATGTGGCGGATCCGCAGGTAGATCCGATAGGGCCGGCGATTGCGCCGTTGGATAAGGAAAAGAAGGACAAGGAGGGGAGGAAGCCGCCATATGACCCGTTGGGCGACTTGAAGCCTTGA